The following nucleotide sequence is from Halapricum desulfuricans.
CCGGTGCGGTTCGTGTCAGAATGACGTATAAACAGTGCCGTCCTCTGTGAGGTCGATCGTGCCGTCGAACAGGTCGCGGTAGCCTTTGAGTACCTCGTCGTCGTGGACGCCCCCGGCGAGGTGAAACAGTCCCACGGCGTCGTATTCGACGAGCAGGGCGAGCAGTTCCCCGACGGCCTCGCGGGCGCTGTCCTCGTCGGCGTAGTAGGCCATCTCGGTGACCGAATCGACCGAGATTCGGCGCTTGCCTTCGGTCTCTTCGAGGAACTTGCGGGTCTTTTCGACGACCTCCTCGAGGTTGTCCGGCGCGGTGACGTATCTGATATGGTCGGTCTTGCGACGGGTGTAGCCTCGCTCTACCGACAGCGTGTCGAGAATCGTCGCCTTCGATTCGTCCACGGCGTAGTGTTCGAGTTTCTGCTCGACTTCCCGGGCGCTCGTCCGCGTCGAGACGATCAGCATGTGATCGGTGTCGGTACCGAGAAACTCCGTGTCGATCCGGTCGGTCTCGCCGGTGCTCGGGTGGACAAGCAGGATGCCGGTCCCGCCCGGGACCGTTTCCGGCGCGTTCTCGATCGCCAGCGTGTACTCCATGTGGCTGTGAAAGTGGTGCAAGCAGTCTTAATGCTGTCGGGAACGATCGAACGCGGAACTAGTCGGTCGGCTCTTCGCCGCGTTCGCGGATGAGATCGCGCAGTTCGTCAGCGTCCTCGATCTCTTCCATCTCCGCTTCCTCGATCAGGGCCGTCCCGTCGACTGACTCGCGGGTCGCGCGCTCGACGACGTAGACCGAGGTCGTCCGGGTCACTTTCCCGACAGAAGACATGATCCGGGCGCGCTTTTCGGCGGTCTCGGTGAACTCCGAGTGGCCGGTCAGCATCTGGCGGCGACGGTGTTCGTCCTCGCTGATCGTCTTGAACGGCGCGCGCTCGGTGGGGTGGACGTCGAACCCGACGCGCGTGAGCACGGTCACGATCGGTTCGTCCGCGGGGTCGACGTCCGGGTCCTCCGGCGTCGGCTCGTCGTCGCGGATCTCGTCGGCGCCGTCGAGCACCTCGACCGGCGAGGTCAGCGGCGCGTCGAACAACTCCTCGAGCTTGGCGGCGACGTCGACGCTGGCGTCCATGCCGTCCTCGTATTTCGAGACGGTCCGCCGCGAGACCCCGAGTTCCGTGGCGAGTTTGCCGAGGCTCCACTCGCGGTCCTGACGGGCGTCCTCGAGAATATCGCTGTCGATGTTGACGTACAGCCCGCCGGGAGCGGCGTAGATCAGCGGCGGCACGTCCTCGACGAACAGGTCCATCGCGGTGTCCGGCGAGAGGACAGGCACGCCGTGTCGGAAGTAAACCACACCGGGCTTGAGGTCTTCGTCGCGGGTTCGCAACCCGATGACGAGCGGCGTCGCCCCGAGGTATTCCCCGAGCCGACGCATCTCCGCGCCGGTCCGACCGTCGAAGGCGTCGATGTTCCCAAGAATCTTCACCAGCACGGTGTCCCGCCCGCGCCGGGCCGCGACGTCGAAACTCTTCGGACGGATCGCACACCGGTCGCTGACGAGGAACCCCGCGTCCTCTAACATCGCGATTACGTTCTCGACCAGTGCGGATCTGGACATCGTGTTCTCGACCTAGACGTAAGTAGTTCACCGCATATATGGTTTGCGGCGGGCGTACAAGCGGCGTATTGCGGTTTTGGTCACGCCAGGCCCCGTGATTGATATAGAAGTGCTCCTCGATCGAAACACGGCCGAACGGGGTCGCAAAGTCACAGCTGGTGACTGCCCGCTCTCGGTGAATCGGGAGTCCCACTGGCGGCTATACGTTCGGAAAGATATTCGCCACGCCGCCATGACGAATTATTTCGAAATGGTATAGCCGCCGGTGTCACGATCACTGGCGATCGATGACGAGCAACACGCCCAGACCGAGCAGGAGTACGGTGTAGGCGACCGCGGCGGCGAGTGCGTCGCCGGTCGTCGGGTACTCGCCGGCCCGGAAGACGATCGCCTTCCGGACCATCGCGATCACGCCGGTGTAGATGACCAGCCGGACGATTTCGGCCGTGTCGCTCTTTCTCGTGTACGCGATCACCGTCTGGTAGACTTCGACGATAATGAGCAACAGCAACCCTGTATCGATGAAACTGATGACGACGCGCGGATCGGTAATCGACCCCGACAGGACGGATTCGCCGATCTGGAGGATGAGATCGCCGACCCCGATGGCGAACAGGCCGGCGAACACGGCCGCAGCGACCAGTTCGACGTACGTGACGAACTGTTCGGTGACGCGGGCGACGGGGTTGTCAGAACCGATTTCTTCTGGGTCGTCCGCGTCTGCCATGTACACGCTCGGATTAGGAACGGTCCTGTAAATAACTGGGGACGACACGAGAGCGGCTGGTGGCACAACGATCAGTATTAGTAGCACAATCGAGTACGGCCGACCGTGACTGTCGTCGGCCTGGACGATACCGACTCTCGAACGCGAGGGATGTGTACGACGTACGTCGCCGCTCGACTCGCCGAGCGACTGCGATCGGGCGGCGACGCCGTCGAGCAGACGGTACTCGTTCGACTGAACCCCGCGATCGAGCACAAGACGCGGGGCAACGCCGCGCTGGCGGTCCACACCGACGCCGACCCGGATCGCGCCCTCGAAGCCGTCAACGCGGAGATTGGGCTGGCCGAGACCGAGGATCCCCGGACCAATCCGGGCGTCGTCGTCGGGACTGATCCGGAAAGCGTCCCTGAAGGCGTGGCCGAGTTCGCCCGCGCGGCGATCCGGACGCGTCACGACATCTCGGACGCCCGGGAACTGATCGAGCGTCACGACTTCGCCACGCTGTCGCGCGGGAACGGTCGCGGGCTGATCGGCGCGCTGGCGGCGGTCGGGGCCTGGCGCGCGTTCGAGGAGTGGACCTACGAGTCGATCAGCTACCGCGAGCGCGACCGGTGGGGGACCGAACGCGAGGTCGACCGCGAGTCGGTGTTCACAGCCGCCGACGACGCCTATCCCGACGCCTGGGACACCGTCGATCGAGTCGAGGAGCAGGCAGTCTGTGTCCCGCACACGCCGTGTCCGATCCTCTACGGGATCCGGGGCGATGATCCGGAGGCCGTCGAGTCGGTGGCTGACCGCATCGAGAGCGAACCGGTCGCACGCCGCCAGCTGTTCGTCACCAACCAGGGGACCGATGCTCACCTCGCGCCGGCGACGATCGGGGAGGCCGTCGACGGGCGCGCCTACTGTATCGACGGGACGGTCATCGACGGACCGGAGACCCGTCCCGGCGGGCACGTGTTCCTGACGATCGGCGACGGCGAGAGGCAGCTTGAGTGTGCCGCCTTCGAGCCGACCAAACGCTTCCGTGACCGAGTGCGCGCGCTCAGAGCCGGCGACGAACTGACAGTCTGTGGCGAACTCAGCGACGGGACGCTCAAGCTCGAGAAGTTCGCGGTCCGTGATCTCCGTGAGACCGAACTGACGACGCCGGACTGTCCCGAGTGTGGTCGGTCGATGGAGAGCGCCGGTCGGGGGCAGGGGTATCGATGCCGGGACTGCGGGACGAGCGCCGACGGGAAGGTCCAGCGGCCGATCGACCGCGATATCGAAGTCGGGTGGTACGAGGTCCCGCCGGTCGCGAGACGACACATCGCGAAACCGCTGGTCCGAGGCGGATTCGACGGACCCGTCCATCCTGAGCGGTGAGCATACGCGCCGACGGCGCGTTTCACTCGACCGAGCGGAGCGCGGTCGCCTCGCGACCGCGGAAAGCCGAGCGGCGAAGCCGCGAGGCAGTGAGGTCGAGGTCGTTTTTCCCCACGTTTTTACGAGGAGTGGTGCCCGCAGGGCCGAAGGCCCGAGGACACCCGACGAAGTAAAAAGTGGTTCGACGGACCCGTCCATCCAGAGCGGTGAGCATACGCGCCGACGGCGCGTTTCACTGCTGGCGACTGGTGGGAACCGGCAAGTCGTCTTCCGGTCCGCAGATCGCCCCGGACACACCGTCCGCCGCGACCCACCGATCTATTTGTGCCGAGTCCGAACGACGGGTATGGCAACGTACAAGCGGTCGGTTCGCGTCGAGGCCCCGTTCGAAGACGTCTGGGCGTTTCACGCGACCGGTGACGGACTGGTCGCGCTCACGCCGGAGTGGATGCACCTGCAGATCGAGTCCGAGCGCGGACCCGACGGCGAACCCGACCCGGATGTCCTCGAGACGGGCTCGACGGTCGTTTCGACGATCCGGCCGTTCGGCGTCGGACCGCGCCAGCGGTGGGTCTCCGAAATCGTCGCCCGCGAGCACGAGGACGACTACGCGATGTTCCGCGACGAGATGGCCGAGGGACCGTTCCCGCGATGGGTCCACACCCATTCGTTCTATCGGGACGACGGGGCGACGGTCGTCCGTGATTTCGTCGAGTACGACCTGCCCGGCGGTCCGGCCGGACGCGTCGCGAACCCGCTGGCGTGGATCGGTCTCGAACCGATGTTCCGGTATCGCCACCGGAAGACGAAAGAATTGCTCGAAGGGCCATAACGAAACGGTGAACCACCCGGCGACCGAGACCCGACTGTGGACAGTGATGCTCCGCCCGTGCCGCCGCTGGCCGCGCTCGCCGTCGCCGTCGTCGCGGTCAGTACCAGCGCTATCCTGATCCGCTGGAGTCGCGCGCCCTCCTCGGTCGCGGCCTTTTATCGCGTGTTGTTCACGACGGTGCTGCTTGCGCCCCTCGCGGTCGTTCGCTACCGCCAGCAGTTCGCGCGCCTCTCGACGCGCGACTGGCTGGTCGCCGTCGCCTCCGGGATAGCGCTCGCCGCACACTTCGCCGCCTGGTTCGAAAGTCTCGAGTGGACCAGCGTTGCCGCCTCGGTCACGCTCGTCCAGACCCAGCCGGTGTTCGTCGCGGTCGGTGCCGTCTGGCTACTTGAGGAGCGCCTGAACCGGTCGATGGTCCTCGGAATCGCCGTCGCCCTGATCGGGAGCGTCCTCCTGTCGGTCGGCGACTTCCTGTCGGGAGGTGCGTTCGCCGGCGCGAACCCGCTCTATGGCGACGTACTTGCACTGTTTGGGGCGTTCGCTGCTGCGGGGTACGTCCTCGCCGGACGGTCGCTCCGCCAGCGGTTGCCGCTGATCCCGTACGTGATCGTCGTCTACGCCGTCAGCGCCGCGGGACTGCTCGTCTGGACCGTCGGGCAGGGCGCGTCGCTCGGCCCGTATCCGTCCCGGGAATGGCTGCTCTTTCTCGGGATGGCGGTCGGCCCGGGAATCTTCGGGCACACAGTCGTCAACTGGGCGCTCGCGCACGTTGAATCGAGTGTCGTCAGCGTGACGCTGGTCGGCGAACCCGTCGGGAGCACGCTCCTGGCGCTGGTGTTGCTCGGCGAGGTCCCGGCCGCGATGACGGCCATCGGCGGCGTCGTCGTGCTCGCCGGGATCGTCCTGACGGCGCGGTCGCGACCGAGTCCGGGCTAGTTCTGGTCGCCGGACGGAACCGCAAACCATCTCCGACCGCAGCGCCGACAGGTGAATGATGACGGAGTACGACGCCGTCCTGCTGGATCTGGACGGAACTCTCTGTGAATATATCCGCGGGACCGAACAGCTCCTGCCGGCCGCCTTCGAACGCGTCGGCGTCGAGCCGATGTTTGCCCCCGAGGCGTACGTCGAGCGCGTCGACAGCTACGCCGACCGCGCCGACTCGATGCTGGAACGTCGTCGGCTGTGTTTCGCCGATCTGGCCGCGGAGAACGGCTACGATCGCGCGCTCGGTCGTGAGGTCGCCGACGCGTACGCGGCCGAGCGCGACCACAGCAACGTCCGGTTTCTGGACGGCGCGGTCGAAGCCGTCGAACAGCTTGCCGAGCGCTATCCGCTCGCGATGGTGACCAACGGCGGCCCGGACATGCAGGACCCGAAACTCGAGACGCTCGGCCTCGAACGGTATCTCGATTCCCTCGTCTACGCCGGCTACGAGGTCCCCGCCAAGCCCGATCCGGAGCCGTTCGAGCGCGCGCTCGATGCGCTCGGTGTGTCCGCCGACCGCGCGGTCTACGTCGGCAACAACTACGAGACAGACGTGCTCGGGGCGGCGTCAGCGGATCTCTCGTCGATACTACTCGGAGAGCCGCCCGCCGACGGACCGGTCGAACCGATGTCGACCGTCTCGACGCCCGGGGAGATACCGCGGGCGCTCAAAGGGTCGTTGTCGGACCGACGATAACGCCGTCGTCGCTGTTATTTGACCGCGACGATTGCACATCGGAGGACTCACGAGGACGCCGGACGATTCACACGGCTCAACTTCCGAGCCCTCGCTCGTTCCACTCGCGAGGACGCCGGACGATTCACACGGCTCAACTTCCGAGCCCTCGCTCGTTCCACTCGCGAGGACGCCGGAAGATTCACACGGCTCAACTTCCGAGCCCTCGCTCGTTCCACTCGCGAGGACGCCGCCGTGCAATCGATGTGGAACAGTCCGTATCAGTGGCGGTATCACCCATTTTCGATCTCCAACAACCGTTCTTCGAGGTCTGACATGGCTCTCTCGGGGGACTTCTCGTTTCGATAGGCGGCGTGGACCTCTTCGGCGATGATCGGGCTCTGGTCGGACCAGATGGCCGTCACCGGGCGCGCGACCGTGTTCTCGGCTGCGACGGCCAGCGTGTCGAGGTGGTTCCCGATCGCGCCGACGTTGTCGGGGTTCGCCTGCTCCGTGACGGCCGGGTCCGGCGGCAGGTTGCCGACCTCCTCTAGAATCGTGTGCATCACGTCCTCGTTGGCGAATGCCTCCAGCACCTGGACGGCGTCGTCCTTCCGATCGCTGTGAGGATTGATCGTGAGGTGCCAGCCGCCGAGTGCGTGGCTCGACCCGCCGGTTCCCTCGTAGTTGCCCTGGCCCTCCTCGACGGCGTAGGGCAACGGCATCGTCCCGTACATCTCCGGGGTGACTTGGGAGTCATCGTAACCGACCGTCGCCTCGATCGCGTACGGCCAGTTGCGCATGAAGACCGCGTCCCCACTCGCGAACGGCCCACGCGCGTCTTCTTCGACGAACTCGAAGATGTCCTCGGTCGTGACCTGCTGGTACCCGTCAAGTGCGTTCTCGGCGTCGGGCCCCTCGGCGAACGACCGCATCATTTTGATCGTGCTGTGGACCGGCTCTTCGTTGACGGTGACCGGTCGGTCGCCGACCGGGCCGGAAAGGTTGTCGTGGTCGCCGAAGTACGCGCCGCCCCAGGAGGTTATCGTCTCGTTGAACGTACAGCAGGACAGCCCGATGTATTCGTCCGCCTGGGTCGTGAACCCGTACTCGACGCCGCTCTGCTCCCAGACATCGGCGGCGATCTCCGAGAAGCGCTGCCAGGTCATCGCCTCCGTCGCCCAGTTCTCGCCCTCGGGATCGTAGCCCGCCTCCTCGACGAGGTCCTTCCGGTAGTGCATCACCGGGTAGTCCGTGAACAGCGGAAGGCCGTAGAGGTCGCCCGTTTCGGGGTCGCTCGCCGTCTGGACCGCCGAGTCCAGGTAGTCGTTCCGGACGTAATCCAGCGTGTCCTGAGACAGCTCCTCGCTCAGGTTGACCAGCTGGTCGCGGAGAATGAACGGGATCGTCCATCCCGAGTCCATCATGAAAATGTCCGGATCGGCCCGACCGGCGTCCAGCGCCGATATATAAGTACTCTTTCTTAGGCCGGTGAAACCCATTGTCTCGAACTCGATGTCGATGTCCTCGCTGAGACCGGCGTCGTATAGCGCGTTGGCGATTGCTTTTTCAGCGTCCTTGAATTCTTGATCGGCTATGATCCGCACGGCCGCACTTTCCGGGGTCCTGTCGTCTTCCGTCGCTGTCGGCGTCGACGTCGTCTCTTCTGTCGTCGTTTCAGTTTGCCGACGGTCACCAGCTGGCTTGTCTTCCCCGTCGTCGAGCAGCGTCGACGAACACCCGGCCACGAGTGAAGCTGACCCGACCCCGAGCAGGAAGCGCCGTCGTTCCATACACTGATATGCTTAGCCATCAGACAAATTTTTTGCGCTCAAATCGAGTGCTGTTGTGCCTGCGCTCACGTTCGCCGCAACCTCGGAACCGGTCGGCGTGACTTGCCGATCGTCACAGCACTCACGAGCACTGTTTGTCCGGTGAAACTGGTAATCCGGCCGGTGGTTCACTCCTGCTGGGCGTCGACGACGGCCACGCCGGCGAGGTTGACGACGTCTTTGACCTCGTCGCCGCGCTGGATGATGTGGACCGGCTTGTCCATCCCGACGAGCATGGGACCGATCGCCTCGGCCCCGCCCAGTCGCTGGAGGAGCTTGTACCCGATATTACCCGCTTCGAGGTTCGGGAAGATCAGCACGTTCGCCGGCTCGTCGAGCTCGGAGAACTCGTAGCTCTCGGTGAGCATCTCTTCGACGAGCGCCGTGTCGGCCTGCATCTCGCCGTCGACGGGGAAGTCCACACTCGGGTCTGACCGCAGTCGCTCGGCCGCGCGGCGCGGGACGGCGGCTCCCTCGGTGTCGACGCTCCCGAAGTCCGAGTACGACAGCAGCGCGGCCCGGGGCTCGACGTTGAACCGCCGGGCAAGTTCGGCCGTGTGTCGAGTCACCTCCGCCAGCACGTCCGCGTCGGGGTCGACGTTGACCGTCGCGTCGGCACAGAAGACGACGCGGTTCTTAAACGTCAGCATGTATACGCCGGCGGCGTACTCGGCGTCGGGCGCGGTGCCGACGACCTCGAGCGGCGGGCGCAGCGCCGACGGGTAGTGGTGGGTAAGGCCGGTCAACAGAGCGTCGGCCTCGTCCATCTCCACGAGGACGCTGCCGAGATAGTCACCGTTTTGAACGAGTTCGGCGGCTTCCCGCCGGGTGACGCCCTTGCGCTGGCGCCGCTCGTAGAGCCACTCAGCATAGCGGTCAAGATCCGCCGCAGACGGATCGAGCACGTCGGGATCGAACGACAGACCCAGCGCCTCGACGACGGCGTCGATCCGGTCGCGATCGCCGATCAACAGCGGACGGGCGATCCCCTGATCGACGAGCTGGTAGGCCGCGCGGATCATCTTCTCGTCGTCCCCCTCCGCGAGCACGACACGTTTGGGGTCGCTCTTGGCCTTGTTCAACACGACGCGCATCATCTCGCGTGACTTGCCCAGCCGTCCCTCCAGTCGCTCGACGTAGGTATCCAGATCGAGTTCGGTGCGGGCACAGCCGGACTCGATCGCCGCCTCAGCGACTGCAGGCGCGACTTCGAACAGCACGCGCGGATCCAGCGGCTTGGGAATGATGTACTCCGGGCCGAACTGCATCGGTTCGTCGCCGTAGGCCCTGACCACGGCGTCGGGAACGTCTTTCCGTGCGAGTTCGGCCAGCGCCCGCGCGGCCGCGACCTTCATGGCTTCGTCGATCTCGGTCGCTCGCACGTCCAGCGCTCCCCGGAAGATGAAGGGGAATCCGAGCACGTTGTTGACCTGGTTGGGGTAGTCCGAGCGACCGGTCGCCATGATGACCGTGTCGTCGCGCGCGGCCTTCGCCTCCTCGTAGCCGATCTCGGGATCGGGGTTGGCCATCGCGAAGACGATCGGGTTCGAGGCCATCGATCGGATCATCCCCTGGTCGACGATCCCGCCGACCGACAGCCCGACGAACACGTCCGCTCCTTCCATCGCGTCCGCCAGATTCCCCTCGGGACGGTCGCTGGCGAACTCGCGTTTGAAGCGGTTGACCTCCTCGGCCCGCGACTCCGTGACGATTCCCGAGGAGTCACACATCGTGACGTTCTCCCGTTCGACCCCGAGCGAGACGTAAAACCGCGCGCTGGCGATCGCGCTGGCACCGGCCCCCGAGAAGACGACCTCCAGTTCGTCGAGATCTTTGCCCGCCAGTTCCGCGGCGTTGAGCAGCGCCGCACCGGAGATGATCGCCGTCCCGTGCTGGTCGTCGTGGAAGACCGGGATATCCAGTCGCTCGCGCAAGCGCGATTCGACCTCGAAACACTCCGGAGCCTTGATGTCCTCGAGGTTGATCCCGCCGAAGGTCGGCTCCATCGCCCCGATCGCCTGCACCATCCCGTCGGGGTCGTCGGTGTCCAGTTCCAGGTCGAAGACGTCGATGTCGGCGAACCGCTTGAACAGCACGCCCTTCCCTTCCATGACGGGTTTTGACGCTTGCGGCCCGATGTCACCCAGCCCGAGCGTCGCGCTGCCGTCCGAGACCACGGCTACGAGGTTCCCCTTCGCGGTGTACTCGAAGACGGAATTCGGTGCGTCCCGGATCTCCCGGCAGGGTGCGGCGACGCCCGGCGAGTACGCCAGCGAGAGATCGCGCTGGGTGTTGGTCGGTTTGGTCGTCTCGATCGCGATCTTGCCGGGCGGGTCCCGGCGGTGGTAGTCGAGTGCGTCCTCTTCGAGTCCCATAGACCATGGCTGTCAGCCGCGAGTAAAAACCTAGTCCCGAGCAGCGCCAGTCGGGCGAGACTGGTCGACGGGGACATCGTATCCCGCAAAGACCGCACTAGTGAAAAAAGGCATATTGTCGGCCGTCAAATTGCCAGTATGGACGCAATTGTCCTTGCCGGTGGGTTCGCAACCAGACTCTGGCCGATCACGCGCAACCGCCCGAAGATGTTCCTCCCGATCGGGGAGACGACAGTCATCGACCGGATATTCCGGGAACTCGAAGAAGACGACCGTATCGACGATGTCTACGTCTCGACCAACGAGGAGTTCGAAGACGTCTTCGCCGAGCACCTCGAGGAGTCGCCCTTCGAGAAACCGCAGCTGTCGGTCGAGGAGGCCCGCGAAGAGGACGAGAAGTTCGGCGTCATCGGCGCGCTCGGCGAACTGGTCGAGCGGGAGGGCATCGACAGCGACACGCTGGTGATCGCCGGAGACAACCTCATCAGCTTCTCGCTGTCGGAGTTCATCGATTCCTTCCAGAACAACGGCGCGACGACGATCGCCGCCTACGACGTCGGGAACCTCGAACGAGCGACTCAGTACGGCGTGATCGACGTCGAGGACGGTCGCGTCGTCTCCTTCGAGGAGAAGCCCGACGACCCGCCGAGCACGCTCGTCTCGATCGCCTGCTACGCGTTTCCCGCCAAGACGCTCGGGCTGTTCGAGACGTACCTCTCGGGGGAGAACAACCCCGACGAACCCGGCTGGTTCATCCAGTGGCTGCTCGAGCGCAGCCCCGTCTACGCCTACTCCTTCGAGGGCGCGTGGTTCGATATCGGGACGCCGGACGCGTATCTCGACACCGTCGAGTGGTACCTCGACGGCGGGACGCTCGTCCACCCCGACGCCACCGTCGAGAACTCCGACCTGGGACAGAACGTCCACGTCATGGAAGGTGCGGAGGTGATCGACTCCTCGCTAGAGCGGGCCGTCGTCTTCCCGAACGCGCGGGTCAAGGACTGTCGGATCTACTCCTCGATCGTCGACGAGAACACCGAACTCGAGGAAGTCAATCTCTCTGAGGCACAGATCGGCGCACACACCTCGCTCGCACAGCAGCAGTCGCCGCCGGCCGAGTGGATCTGGGAGCAGAACCGCGACTCGGAGTGATAACCGATGGATGATACAAGCGACGACAACATGGCTTTCGACGTCGAGGTCAGAGACGACCGGACCATCCTGACGATCGAAGGGGTGCGCGACGCCGCCGTCATCGTCCGGTCTCCCGATGGCGAGCGGATCTATCTCCCGCCCGAGGACTTCGACGCCGAGCCGACGGTGACCGGTCCCTACAGCACGAGCCCCTACAGCACGGCCGGCGAGTCGACGATCCCGACGACCACGCGAGCCGATCAGACAGCCTCCAGCACGGGCGACACAAGCAGAGACGACACGGGCGGTCCGGAGACGGCGGACAACGTCCCGTCGCCATATAGCAAGACCACCGACGACGCGCCCGCAGACGATCCGGAGTACGGCCGAACCCGCATCCCACAGGGTATCCGGATCGTCCACCCCGACCCGGTGACGGACGTTCGCGTCGTCCGGTGAGACTCCGGGTCACCCTGTTTGACTGTCGGGTTCGCTATAATTCTTCGAGAATTTCCAGGTAGAACGCCTCGTGGTCGTCGGCGACGTCCTCCCAGGTGCGCTTCTCGTAGTCGACTGGGGCGTCCATCGCGAGCCCGCGCTGGATGCCGCTCGCGACCGCTCGCGAATCGGGCGTCACCTGCACGAGCA
It contains:
- a CDS encoding NADP-dependent malic enzyme; translation: MGLEEDALDYHRRDPPGKIAIETTKPTNTQRDLSLAYSPGVAAPCREIRDAPNSVFEYTAKGNLVAVVSDGSATLGLGDIGPQASKPVMEGKGVLFKRFADIDVFDLELDTDDPDGMVQAIGAMEPTFGGINLEDIKAPECFEVESRLRERLDIPVFHDDQHGTAIISGAALLNAAELAGKDLDELEVVFSGAGASAIASARFYVSLGVERENVTMCDSSGIVTESRAEEVNRFKREFASDRPEGNLADAMEGADVFVGLSVGGIVDQGMIRSMASNPIVFAMANPDPEIGYEEAKAARDDTVIMATGRSDYPNQVNNVLGFPFIFRGALDVRATEIDEAMKVAAARALAELARKDVPDAVVRAYGDEPMQFGPEYIIPKPLDPRVLFEVAPAVAEAAIESGCARTELDLDTYVERLEGRLGKSREMMRVVLNKAKSDPKRVVLAEGDDEKMIRAAYQLVDQGIARPLLIGDRDRIDAVVEALGLSFDPDVLDPSAADLDRYAEWLYERRQRKGVTRREAAELVQNGDYLGSVLVEMDEADALLTGLTHHYPSALRPPLEVVGTAPDAEYAAGVYMLTFKNRVVFCADATVNVDPDADVLAEVTRHTAELARRFNVEPRAALLSYSDFGSVDTEGAAVPRRAAERLRSDPSVDFPVDGEMQADTALVEEMLTESYEFSELDEPANVLIFPNLEAGNIGYKLLQRLGGAEAIGPMLVGMDKPVHIIQRGDEVKDVVNLAGVAVVDAQQE
- a CDS encoding HAD family hydrolase, which translates into the protein MTEYDAVLLDLDGTLCEYIRGTEQLLPAAFERVGVEPMFAPEAYVERVDSYADRADSMLERRRLCFADLAAENGYDRALGREVADAYAAERDHSNVRFLDGAVEAVEQLAERYPLAMVTNGGPDMQDPKLETLGLERYLDSLVYAGYEVPAKPDPEPFERALDALGVSADRAVYVGNNYETDVLGAASADLSSILLGEPPADGPVEPMSTVSTPGEIPRALKGSLSDRR
- a CDS encoding SRPBCC family protein: MATYKRSVRVEAPFEDVWAFHATGDGLVALTPEWMHLQIESERGPDGEPDPDVLETGSTVVSTIRPFGVGPRQRWVSEIVAREHEDDYAMFRDEMAEGPFPRWVHTHSFYRDDGATVVRDFVEYDLPGGPAGRVANPLAWIGLEPMFRYRHRKTKELLEGP
- a CDS encoding DMT family transporter, coding for MDSDAPPVPPLAALAVAVVAVSTSAILIRWSRAPSSVAAFYRVLFTTVLLAPLAVVRYRQQFARLSTRDWLVAVASGIALAAHFAAWFESLEWTSVAASVTLVQTQPVFVAVGAVWLLEERLNRSMVLGIAVALIGSVLLSVGDFLSGGAFAGANPLYGDVLALFGAFAAAGYVLAGRSLRQRLPLIPYVIVVYAVSAAGLLVWTVGQGASLGPYPSREWLLFLGMAVGPGIFGHTVVNWALAHVESSVVSVTLVGEPVGSTLLALVLLGEVPAAMTAIGGVVVLAGIVLTARSRPSPG
- a CDS encoding DUF7090 family protein, with translation MEYTLAIENAPETVPGGTGILLVHPSTGETDRIDTEFLGTDTDHMLIVSTRTSAREVEQKLEHYAVDESKATILDTLSVERGYTRRKTDHIRYVTAPDNLEEVVEKTRKFLEETEGKRRISVDSVTEMAYYADEDSAREAVGELLALLVEYDAVGLFHLAGGVHDDEVLKGYRDLFDGTIDLTEDGTVYTSF
- a CDS encoding extracellular solute-binding protein, with protein sequence MERRRFLLGVGSASLVAGCSSTLLDDGEDKPAGDRRQTETTTEETTSTPTATEDDRTPESAAVRIIADQEFKDAEKAIANALYDAGLSEDIDIEFETMGFTGLRKSTYISALDAGRADPDIFMMDSGWTIPFILRDQLVNLSEELSQDTLDYVRNDYLDSAVQTASDPETGDLYGLPLFTDYPVMHYRKDLVEEAGYDPEGENWATEAMTWQRFSEIAADVWEQSGVEYGFTTQADEYIGLSCCTFNETITSWGGAYFGDHDNLSGPVGDRPVTVNEEPVHSTIKMMRSFAEGPDAENALDGYQQVTTEDIFEFVEEDARGPFASGDAVFMRNWPYAIEATVGYDDSQVTPEMYGTMPLPYAVEEGQGNYEGTGGSSHALGGWHLTINPHSDRKDDAVQVLEAFANEDVMHTILEEVGNLPPDPAVTEQANPDNVGAIGNHLDTLAVAAENTVARPVTAIWSDQSPIIAEEVHAAYRNEKSPERAMSDLEERLLEIENG
- a CDS encoding phosphate-starvation-inducible PsiE family protein; this translates as MADADDPEEIGSDNPVARVTEQFVTYVELVAAAVFAGLFAIGVGDLILQIGESVLSGSITDPRVVISFIDTGLLLLIIVEVYQTVIAYTRKSDTAEIVRLVIYTGVIAMVRKAIVFRAGEYPTTGDALAAAVAYTVLLLGLGVLLVIDRQ
- a CDS encoding tRNA(Ile)(2)-agmatinylcytidine synthase — encoded protein: MTVVGLDDTDSRTRGMCTTYVAARLAERLRSGGDAVEQTVLVRLNPAIEHKTRGNAALAVHTDADPDRALEAVNAEIGLAETEDPRTNPGVVVGTDPESVPEGVAEFARAAIRTRHDISDARELIERHDFATLSRGNGRGLIGALAAVGAWRAFEEWTYESISYRERDRWGTEREVDRESVFTAADDAYPDAWDTVDRVEEQAVCVPHTPCPILYGIRGDDPEAVESVADRIESEPVARRQLFVTNQGTDAHLAPATIGEAVDGRAYCIDGTVIDGPETRPGGHVFLTIGDGERQLECAAFEPTKRFRDRVRALRAGDELTVCGELSDGTLKLEKFAVRDLRETELTTPDCPECGRSMESAGRGQGYRCRDCGTSADGKVQRPIDRDIEVGWYEVPPVARRHIAKPLVRGGFDGPVHPER
- a CDS encoding transcriptional regulator, which translates into the protein MSRSALVENVIAMLEDAGFLVSDRCAIRPKSFDVAARRGRDTVLVKILGNIDAFDGRTGAEMRRLGEYLGATPLVIGLRTRDEDLKPGVVYFRHGVPVLSPDTAMDLFVEDVPPLIYAAPGGLYVNIDSDILEDARQDREWSLGKLATELGVSRRTVSKYEDGMDASVDVAAKLEELFDAPLTSPVEVLDGADEIRDDEPTPEDPDVDPADEPIVTVLTRVGFDVHPTERAPFKTISEDEHRRRQMLTGHSEFTETAEKRARIMSSVGKVTRTTSVYVVERATRESVDGTALIEEAEMEEIEDADELRDLIRERGEEPTD